In the genome of Vanacampus margaritifer isolate UIUO_Vmar chromosome 1, RoL_Vmar_1.0, whole genome shotgun sequence, one region contains:
- the LOC144052569 gene encoding transmembrane protein 198-like: MTTTLETVQARPELELSSRLLNGCQDSDGRYKVVPSVVCSMCCLFGVIYCFFGYRCFKAVMYLTGLMFGSVVIFMLCYKERVLDTQLSVEASVGIGLGIGTLCGLVTMLVRSVGLFMVGLLLGLLVAVATLVGMEELSHSPPRSVWVPLGVLLGLGMLFAVLTLQWQRIFTTLSTAVFGAAVITVALDYFVELFALVLYMYERMKAVPGKPVCWLTWVVLGVWPALTLLGVVVQWKVTAEGYSHTKVIISRQQRRMQVMRIRQRDDRYRHKKKKKKHLGSSSNQNQAKQLHQDPAYRRKPNPIRRYDTDVLSPSYIQNFRDRQVQAQPFPRQLLGGPHAAVDLGYDSGSTAPLAGATGPPLRA, from the exons ATGACGACCACCCTGGAAACGGTGCAGGCCCGCCCCGAGCTGGAGCTGAGCTCGCGGCTGCTCAACGGATGCCAAGACTCGGATGGCCGCTACAAGGTGGTCCCCTCCGTGGTCTGCTCCATGTGCTGCCTTTTTGGTGTCATTTACTGCTTCTTTG GCTACCGCTGCTTCAAGGCAGTGATGTACCTGACAGGCCTGATGTTCGGCTCCGTTGTCATCTTCATGCTCTGCTACAAGGAGCGCGTGCTGGACACCCAGCTGAGTGTGGAGGCCTCGGTGGGCATCGGCCTGGGCATCGGCACGCTGTGCGGCCTGGTCACCATGCTGGTTCGCAGCGTGGGCCTCTTCATGGTGGGTCTGCTGCTCGGCCTGCTGGTGGCCGTCGCCACCTTGGTGGGAATGGAGGAGCTTTCCCACAGCCCGCCACGCTCTGTCTGGGTGCCTCTGGGCGTGCTGCTTGGCCTGGGCATGCTCTTTGCCGTGCTCACCCTCCAGTGGCAGCGCATCTTCACCACGCTGTCCACCGCCGTTTTCGGCGCGGCTGTCATCACCGTGGCGCTGGACTACTTTGTGGAGCTCTTTGCGCTCGTGCTGTACATGTACGAGCGGATGAAGGCCGTCCCCGGGAAGCCGGTTTGCTGGCTCACGTGGGTGGTGCTGGGGGTGTGGCCTGCGCTCACCCTGTTAGGTGTCGTGGTCCAGTGGAAGGTGACAGCTGAGGGCTACTCGCATACAAAGG TCATCATCAGTCGTCAGCAGCGGAGGATGCAGGTGATGCGTATTCGCCAGCGGGACGACCGCTACCgccacaagaagaagaagaagaagcatctggGGTCCTCCTCCAACCAAAACCAAGCCAAGCAACTCCACCAGGACCCCGCCTATCGCCGCAAGCCCAATCCAATTCGCCGCTATGACACCGATGTCCTCTCGCCA AGCTACATCCAGAATTTCCGTGACCGACAGGTGCAGGCTCAGCCTTTCCCAAGACAGCTGCTTGGCGGGCCGCACGCCGCGGTGGATCTGGGCTACGACTCTGGCTCGACGGCGCCGCTCGCTGGGGCCACAGGACCTCCGCTACGAGCCTAA